The nucleotide sequence GGGCTGGCCGCGCTGCTCGGCGCCCTCGTGCATGTCTCCGTCACCAACCGGACCGTGAGCGACGCCCGCTCCCGGGCGCTCGGGCGGCTCGACGAGGCGGTACGGGCGTACGAGGCCGGCAACCGGCTGCCGCCCAGCTCCGGGATCGACACGCCGGGCCTGCCGAAGTCGCTGCGCGAGCTGGCGTTGAGCGGGCGGCGCGGCACGATGGTCGGTGTCGTCGACGAATACCCCACGATGTGGGCCGCCGCCCCCGCCGACGGCCGTGCCCTCGCCGTACAGATCGACTACGCGCAGGGCGCGGCCACGATCGAGAACCTCGACCGGGCCATCCTGGGCTCCTCGGCGCTGGCGATCGGGGTGACGCTGATCGTGGGCGCGCTCGGCGTCGGCGGGGTGACCCGGCGGCTGCGTACGACCTCGCAGGTGGCCCGGCGAATCAGCGCGGGCGACCTGGACGCGCGGGTCGGCGACCCCCGGACGACGGACCCGGCGCGGTACCGCGACGAGGTGGCCGCGGTGGCCGCCGCGCTCGACACCATGGCGTCCACGCTCCAGCGGAAGCTGCTCAGCGAGCAGCGGTTCACCGCGGACGTCGCGCACGAGCTGCGTACGCCGCTGACCGGGCTGCACGCGGCGGCCGAACTGCTGCCGGCGGG is from Streptomyces sp. NBC_01314 and encodes:
- a CDS encoding ATP-binding protein, which codes for MSAVRAARKRFGLRRWTSSLTWKALAFITVMCCGLAALLGALVHVSVTNRTVSDARSRALGRLDEAVRAYEAGNRLPPSSGIDTPGLPKSLRELALSGRRGTMVGVVDEYPTMWAAAPADGRALAVQIDYAQGAATIENLDRAILGSSALAIGVTLIVGALGVGGVTRRLRTTSQVARRISAGDLDARVGDPRTTDPARYRDEVAAVAAALDTMASTLQRKLLSEQRFTADVAHELRTPLTGLHAAAELLPAGRPTELVRDRVTALRTLTEDLLEISRLDAGSERLDPDVIRLGALVERVAANASADTVVRVVEDACVETDRRRLERVLGNLVANAHAHGAPPVVVTVEGAVVTVRDHGDGFPEYLVADGPQRFRTEGSTKGHGLGLTIAVGQAEVLGARLGFENAADGGASAVLRLRVSEG